The DNA window AAAAGCATAACTCATTGATTTATATGGCTATTATCAACTGATCAAAAAATGATCAATCTAACAGTCAGGCCCACTTTTGGGGCCTTTAGTAGGCCCATAAGGCATTTCATCCACAAAGTTATCCACAGGTTTTGTGGGTATCTTTTTTGCACCTTAATGGGGCGCTAACTCTCACTTCACTAGTTTTTGTTACAGACTGGTGCTGCAATGATTGCATCAGTGAGTAATTCAGCCAAAGCCTTCACGTCGACACAGCTGAGTGATGGGTTCTCAGAGAGATTGACTTGGCGCAACTCTCCGAGGAATAGCAATGCTTTGATATCAGTGAGCTGATTGTTGTTTAAATTGATCGTTTTCAGCTGTGAAAAACGCTCAATTCCAGAGAGGTCAGTGATGCCAGCAAAACTGCAGTTTAGTACCTCCAGCTGCTCAGGCTGGGTGATCTTTGAGTCGCTTAAGGTGAGTTTGACGCAGCTCGCCAGAGCCGGATCAGCAATCTGATAACCGCTATAGATTGCTTTTGGCGTATAAATCGGCTGCTGGTTCAGCGTTACCGCATAGCGATCGCAGCCTGTTACTAGAAATAGGCTCAAAATAAGCCCCGTGGTTCGAGCCTTTATCAAGCTCTTAACTGGACTGGTTATCAGGGCACGGCGAGCAACAGGATGATTACTGGAAGGCATAAAATACTCCGGGGAGGCAACTTTTGGTGGGCGACAAAGTTAAGTTATTGACCGCTGCATTATAGGTGCCCGATTGCATCGCTGTAACGTTATAATCACAAGCAATAAATAATCCACTGGTTACAGCAACAACTGTAGACTTGGATACTATAAACCTTGGAACTTTTCGATGCTTGCAGACAGCCTTCCGATCATTCGCGTCGCCTACGAGTCGAATAGCTTTAAGCCTCAGGCTGAGGCCCTCGCGGAAAAGCTTTCCCTAGCAGTTCAGGCTGATACTGGTGCCTATGATTATCTTCTCGAGTTCACCCGCCAGGGTCTAGTACTGCGGCCATCTGCCGACAAGGGCTATGGCTCAAT is part of the SAR92 clade bacterium H455 genome and encodes:
- a CDS encoding protein phosphatase 1 regulatory subunit 42; protein product: MPSSNHPVARRALITSPVKSLIKARTTGLILSLFLVTGCDRYAVTLNQQPIYTPKAIYSGYQIADPALASCVKLTLSDSKITQPEQLEVLNCSFAGITDLSGIERFSQLKTINLNNNQLTDIKALLFLGELRQVNLSENPSLSCVDVKALAELLTDAIIAAPVCNKN